AGCTGGGTTCAGAACGTCGTGAGACAGTTCGGTCCCTATCCGTCGTGGGCGCAGGAAATTTGAGAGGAGCTGTCCTTAGTACGAGAGGACCGGGATGGACGCACCGCTGGTGTACCAGTTGTCTTGCCAAAGGCATCGCTGGGTAGCTATGTGCGGAAGGGATAAGTGCTGAAAGCATCTAAGCATGAAGCCCCCCTCAAGATGAGATTTCCCATCTAGCAATAGAGTAAGATCCCTGAAAGATGATCAGGTTGATAGGTTCGAGGTGGACGTGTGGTGACACATGGAGCTGACGAATACTAATCGATCGAGGACTTAACCACACACATGCGATTCTTGTCACCCTTCGTTATTTAGTTTTGAAAGAATGAATTTTCTTTTGAACATAGCCTGGTAATAAGGGCAAAGAGGCCACACCCGTTCCCATGCCGAACACGGAAGTTACGCTCTTTAGCGCCGATGGTAGTTGGGGGTCTCCCCCTGTGAGAGTAGGACGTTGCCAGGCAAATATAAAAACCACTAATAACTTAACTGTTGTTAGTGGTTTTTATTATGTTGAAAAATGCACTGAAAATAAATAAAAGGTCATTTAAAGTTATAGACAGACACAATAAAAACCCTCTTTACATATAATTTAAAAATGGTACCTATCAACCTTTGTCATTAAGAGGCTTGAAAAAGCAGTGTATAGGGGCCATCATGTTCAATCGTTAACTAAACTAGTCTTGTTATTTGGGACGACTTTAACCATAGCTATCCATACAAATTTTAATATTTTGAATTATGAATAAAATTATTTGGATTGGGCACACTTCTTGTTGGAGGTGGAGTGTTTGGAAAATCAACTATTATCAAATATAGAAACATGTAATATATGTAATCAACCTAGAAATTTAGGTATTCATCTAAATAATCTCTTTATATGTTCTGGATGTGAAAAAGCTATCGT
This portion of the Bacillus carboniphilus genome encodes:
- a CDS encoding sigma factor G inhibitor Gin, which codes for MENQLLSNIETCNICNQPRNLGIHLNNLFICSGCEKAIVETDTDHPMYRFYIAQLKNMKIINHT